A single window of Chloracidobacterium thermophilum B DNA harbors:
- a CDS encoding protein kinase domain-containing protein: protein MTGCRRQRSTWHELTWRALRAGFGLLLCLSSGQMVPARKTGAGAKPAAPVRPPAVPSASAPMTFLPGAHTFTDTDGLPQNSIMAMTSDANGYLWIGTQDGAARYDGYQWHRINMPGAGTSNWVRALLQSRDGRMWFGTHASGLFAWQDGQSVGHYQSGQAGFPHDMVTALAEVPETGGGATLWAGTPGGLARFDGQRWQTFNQSNAGLPSDEVRTLLATERGGQPLLWVATSRGLVEWQDGQVQRLHSTTTEAMPADDIRALGEVREPDGTRTLWAGFANHGVATYRNGQWQVVREDFGGTKQIRSLAVTYQPDGTATVWVGTNGGGLAACQNGNWTLYNTDTQVIPNSEVTSIYETRTGNGPPLLWVGTNSGGLACLRLGSWQRVNFPPGMIPTVGVKALLEYTEPDGSRTFWIGTRNHGAARLRQGRWEIFQMENSPLPSRFVSCLLKTDRVSGGPAVWIGTATGGLAQFQNGQWTVFNRENGALPDNGIWSLLETIDENGTPRLLVGTEKGVAVWQQGRWSRFPLAESGVGNEYVTAMLATPEPEGGLRLWFGTFGGGVATLYRGQWTVYNRANGTLSSDVVRSLHVLVDGNRRTLWVGTYGGVTVGEWQENGIKWHTLNDSTDPALPNNVIYEIRHDRQGRIYLFTNRGVARLTPDAGQGWRRPRLETFTTEDGLPSNECNGGSALCDSEGRLWIGTVAGLGVFDERLENREYQTAPPRLVRLLVNGQPRKLEARLALHHGENEVTFEYELLGFFRSAETRYSTQLIGYESHPTPWTPDRRRTFASLSPGTYTFWIRSRDYLGHVQEVTTASITISPPWWVRWWAFTLYALACVALGLGIMQWRVYVLRQRTLALEAKVAERTAALAAVNQDLAEKNLKLLEANRDLARKNEELDEAQRRTDLVFSALAEALPGKVLDGKYRLDVKIGAGGFGVVYEGTQLALNRKVAVKVFRPMAGNDSPQALERFRREGISACRVNHPNAVAVLDSGVSAEGIAYIVMELLRGYSLSDELRRYGTLSPTRCAEILIPVLDVLDAAHAEGVIHRDIKPDNIFLHQTKDGEVVKVVDFGVAKLIREELSGEQLVSALGVVVGTAAYLAPERINHLAYDGRSDVYAVGVMLYQMLTGLLPFISASGFVGIALQHLTHNPRPVHEVVPDVPLELSRLVAQAMEKDPARRPTAREMAVALGSYLTKSTAVNSRGFPKVTPDTPPDDDPFNAPTLISQP from the coding sequence ATGACAGGGTGCAGACGGCAGCGTTCAACCTGGCACGAGCTGACCTGGCGGGCGCTCCGGGCCGGGTTTGGCCTGCTGTTGTGCCTGTCCTCTGGTCAGATGGTGCCTGCCCGGAAAACAGGTGCCGGGGCAAAGCCGGCTGCGCCGGTCCGTCCGCCAGCCGTCCCAAGTGCGTCGGCCCCGATGACGTTTCTGCCCGGCGCACACACGTTTACCGATACGGACGGCCTGCCCCAGAACTCGATCATGGCGATGACCAGCGACGCCAACGGGTATCTGTGGATTGGCACGCAGGATGGGGCCGCGCGCTATGACGGCTATCAGTGGCACCGCATCAACATGCCCGGCGCAGGAACATCCAACTGGGTTCGCGCCCTGCTTCAGTCCAGAGACGGCCGGATGTGGTTTGGCACGCATGCCAGCGGCCTGTTTGCCTGGCAGGATGGGCAGTCTGTTGGTCACTACCAGTCCGGGCAGGCCGGCTTTCCCCACGATATGGTGACGGCGCTGGCCGAGGTCCCGGAAACCGGCGGCGGCGCGACGCTCTGGGCCGGAACGCCCGGCGGGCTGGCCCGCTTCGATGGCCAGCGGTGGCAGACCTTCAACCAATCCAACGCCGGCTTGCCCAGCGACGAAGTTCGCACCCTGCTGGCGACGGAACGTGGCGGACAACCCCTGCTGTGGGTGGCGACCAGTCGCGGCCTCGTTGAATGGCAGGACGGGCAGGTGCAACGCCTCCATTCCACCACAACAGAAGCCATGCCAGCCGATGACATCCGGGCTTTGGGTGAAGTGCGTGAACCCGACGGGACACGTACCCTGTGGGCCGGTTTTGCCAACCATGGCGTGGCAACCTACCGCAACGGGCAATGGCAGGTGGTGCGGGAAGACTTTGGCGGCACAAAGCAGATTCGGAGCTTGGCCGTGACCTACCAGCCGGATGGGACTGCGACGGTCTGGGTCGGCACGAATGGCGGCGGCCTAGCCGCTTGCCAGAACGGAAACTGGACGCTCTACAATACGGATACGCAGGTCATCCCCAACAGTGAAGTCACCTCGATATATGAGACCCGAACAGGGAATGGCCCGCCGCTGCTGTGGGTTGGGACGAACAGCGGTGGACTGGCGTGCCTCCGGCTTGGGTCTTGGCAGCGCGTCAACTTTCCCCCGGGGATGATCCCCACCGTCGGGGTCAAAGCCCTGCTGGAATACACGGAACCGGATGGCTCCCGCACCTTCTGGATCGGGACGCGCAACCACGGCGCGGCCCGTCTGCGGCAGGGGCGCTGGGAAATCTTCCAGATGGAAAACAGTCCGCTCCCCAGCCGCTTTGTGTCGTGTCTGCTCAAAACCGACCGCGTCTCCGGCGGCCCGGCCGTGTGGATCGGAACCGCCACCGGCGGTCTGGCGCAGTTTCAGAACGGACAATGGACGGTATTCAACCGGGAAAATGGGGCGCTGCCCGACAACGGCATCTGGAGCCTGCTGGAAACGATCGATGAAAACGGGACACCACGGCTGCTCGTGGGCACGGAAAAAGGCGTAGCCGTGTGGCAGCAGGGGCGCTGGAGCCGGTTTCCCCTCGCCGAGTCGGGCGTGGGCAATGAGTATGTGACCGCCATGCTCGCCACCCCGGAACCGGAAGGCGGGCTGCGCCTGTGGTTCGGCACCTTTGGCGGCGGGGTGGCCACGCTGTACCGTGGGCAGTGGACAGTGTACAACCGCGCCAACGGCACACTTTCCAGCGACGTGGTGCGCTCCCTGCACGTGTTGGTGGACGGAAACCGGCGTACGCTGTGGGTCGGCACCTACGGCGGCGTCACCGTCGGTGAGTGGCAGGAAAACGGCATCAAGTGGCATACCCTGAATGACAGCACCGACCCGGCGCTCCCGAACAACGTCATCTATGAAATCCGTCACGACCGGCAGGGGCGCATCTACCTGTTTACGAATCGCGGTGTGGCGCGTCTGACGCCGGATGCCGGCCAGGGGTGGCGTCGCCCACGACTTGAAACCTTTACCACCGAAGATGGCCTGCCAAGCAACGAGTGCAACGGTGGGTCGGCGCTGTGCGACAGTGAAGGCCGCCTCTGGATTGGCACCGTGGCCGGTCTGGGCGTTTTTGATGAGCGCCTTGAAAACCGGGAATACCAGACAGCACCGCCACGTCTTGTGCGCCTGCTTGTCAACGGGCAGCCCCGGAAGTTGGAGGCGCGCCTGGCACTCCATCACGGGGAAAATGAGGTGACGTTTGAATATGAGTTGCTGGGTTTCTTTCGCAGCGCCGAAACCCGGTACTCAACACAACTCATTGGTTATGAGTCACATCCGACGCCTTGGACGCCTGACCGTCGGCGCACCTTTGCCAGTCTGTCGCCCGGCACCTACACCTTTTGGATTCGCAGCCGGGACTACCTTGGTCACGTGCAGGAAGTGACGACAGCTTCCATCACCATTTCCCCGCCCTGGTGGGTGCGCTGGTGGGCCTTTACGCTCTATGCCCTGGCGTGTGTGGCGCTTGGTCTCGGCATCATGCAGTGGCGGGTGTATGTGCTGCGCCAGCGGACACTCGCCCTCGAAGCCAAAGTGGCCGAGCGGACGGCGGCTCTGGCTGCTGTCAATCAGGACCTGGCTGAAAAGAACCTTAAACTGCTGGAAGCCAACCGCGACCTGGCGCGCAAGAACGAAGAACTCGACGAAGCGCAACGCCGCACCGATCTGGTGTTCAGCGCCCTGGCAGAAGCCCTGCCCGGCAAGGTGCTCGATGGCAAGTACCGCCTGGATGTGAAGATCGGTGCCGGTGGCTTCGGTGTTGTGTATGAAGGCACGCAGCTTGCCCTCAACCGCAAGGTGGCTGTCAAGGTGTTTCGTCCGATGGCTGGCAACGATTCTCCCCAGGCGCTGGAGCGTTTCCGCCGGGAAGGCATTTCAGCCTGTCGCGTCAATCACCCGAACGCCGTGGCCGTGCTGGATTCCGGCGTGTCTGCGGAAGGGATTGCCTACATCGTGATGGAGCTGTTGCGGGGCTACTCGCTCTCCGACGAGTTGCGGCGGTATGGCACATTGTCCCCCACCCGGTGCGCCGAAATTCTCATTCCAGTGCTCGATGTTCTCGATGCCGCCCATGCCGAAGGTGTGATCCACCGCGACATCAAGCCCGACAACATCTTTCTGCACCAGACAAAAGACGGCGAGGTTGTCAAGGTTGTGGATTTTGGCGTAGCCAAGCTGATACGGGAAGAATTGTCGGGCGAGCAGCTCGTCAGCGCGCTGGGCGTCGTCGTGGGCACGGCCGCCTATCTGGCGCCGGAGCGCATCAATCATCTGGCTTATGATGGGAGGTCGGATGTCTATGCCGTCGGGGTAATGCTGTATCAGATGCTGACGGGACTGCTGCCCTTTATCAGCGCCAGCGGCTTTGTCGGTATCGCACTCCAGCATCTGACCCACAACCCCCGACCGGTTCACGAGGTCGTGCCCGACGTTCCACTGGAACTCAGTCGTCTGGTGGCGCAAGCCATGGAAAAGGACCCGGCCCGGCGTCCTACGGCGCGTGAAATGGCGGTGGCCTTGGGGAGCTATCTGACCAAATCCACTGCCGTCAACAGTCGTGGTTTTCCGAAGGTGACACCGGACACGCCGCCTGATGATGATCCTTTCAACGCCCCAACCCTCATCAGTCAGCCCTGA
- the gatC gene encoding Asp-tRNA(Asn)/Glu-tRNA(Gln) amidotransferase subunit GatC, whose translation MAITTQDVEKIAQLANLRPSAADLDRLAAQMGAIVGYFDRLNELDTTDVPPMSHCSAVGDTALRPDIPHTPPGTEVALANAPASGYGHFKVPRVL comes from the coding sequence ATGGCCATTACCACCCAGGATGTTGAGAAAATCGCCCAGCTTGCCAACCTGCGTCCCTCGGCGGCTGACCTTGATCGCCTGGCCGCACAGATGGGCGCCATCGTCGGCTACTTCGACCGTTTGAATGAGCTGGACACCACGGATGTGCCGCCCATGTCGCACTGTAGTGCCGTGGGCGATACGGCCCTGCGTCCCGATATACCGCACACCCCACCCGGAACCGAGGTCGCCCTGGCCAATGCCCCGGCGTCCGGGTACGGGCACTTCAAGGTTCCCCGCGTGCTTTGA
- a CDS encoding sensor histidine kinase → MSSEHPVSIVNPQEATRALRAYRLRRVRTLSLLILVIVLLGALVVQSAFNVLPFLAPRNVSATWMLYALSALNFLALIILLALLIRNVMKLQQERRQRTLGTSFQTRLVTASLIVSALPLLMLFFFAYGLLNRSLDKWFNLPAERYRESAVAIQRLVLTREMRSLQDDGRAVGRRLLSWLAGEKAPGQTERKKLPESARMEQARKLFVDEAQALGIEAGQWLDREGQPRAIFGDWAGLPPDFIAGLHRRARSDPFPTGHLESNLSTFIAAAVPVGETRDVLVVVRTMPPVLDQKIAELTQVANQRATLAAESRTLKLNYLLILGFVTLFLMFGAMWFAITTARFVVVPLRALAEATEAVAQGNLDYVVQVEAQDELAVLVDSFNAMAQQLRVNRVQLDERRRYIETILGSLCTGVVSLDTQWRVTTFNPAACNMLGATLVVGDEFLLHVPPGNRGDFERLLRRARRVPQTTLETEIRLPNRPSLQVALTATRLSDTGGQITGIVVMLDDISPIMQAQRNAVWSEVARRMAHEIKNPLTPIQLSTERIARNVARQAAHLPRLRATVEECAASIIGEVTTLQRLVDEFSRFAKLPDAQLAPGSLDDIVERTVVLYAERLGGVRLTTELAGNLPPVLLDAEQIKRCLVNLIDNALHAIEAGGEKPARGEIRITTEYAAARETVRLRISDTGVGIPPEARNRLFEPYFSTRERGTGLGLAIVAHILADHRATIRYEPNHPRGATFVLEFPAAEVPSRHTAAEASTLPIGPVMPIG, encoded by the coding sequence ATGTCTTCCGAGCACCCGGTGAGCATCGTCAACCCCCAGGAAGCGACCCGTGCGCTGCGCGCCTATCGTTTGCGGCGGGTACGGACGCTGTCCCTGCTCATTCTCGTCATCGTGCTGCTGGGAGCGCTCGTCGTTCAGTCGGCGTTCAATGTGCTGCCTTTTCTCGCGCCGCGCAATGTTTCGGCGACGTGGATGCTGTATGCGCTGTCGGCGCTGAACTTTCTGGCGCTCATCATCCTGCTGGCGCTGCTGATTCGCAACGTCATGAAGTTGCAGCAGGAACGGCGGCAGCGCACGCTCGGGACCTCCTTCCAGACGCGCCTGGTGACGGCTTCACTCATTGTCTCCGCCCTGCCGCTGCTGATGCTGTTTTTCTTTGCCTACGGGCTGTTGAACCGCAGTCTGGACAAGTGGTTCAACCTGCCGGCCGAACGTTACCGGGAGAGCGCCGTGGCTATTCAGCGGTTGGTACTGACCCGCGAAATGCGTTCCCTTCAGGATGACGGGCGCGCCGTTGGGCGCCGGCTGCTGTCCTGGCTGGCGGGCGAAAAAGCGCCGGGACAGACGGAAAGAAAAAAGCTGCCGGAAAGTGCGCGAATGGAACAGGCGCGGAAGCTTTTTGTGGATGAAGCGCAGGCGCTCGGCATTGAAGCCGGCCAGTGGCTGGACAGAGAGGGACAGCCCCGCGCCATTTTTGGCGACTGGGCCGGACTACCACCGGACTTCATCGCCGGTCTGCATCGGCGCGCGCGGTCGGACCCGTTTCCGACAGGCCATCTGGAGAGCAATCTGAGTACCTTTATCGCTGCGGCCGTTCCGGTCGGGGAAACCAGAGACGTGCTTGTGGTTGTGCGTACGATGCCGCCGGTGCTCGATCAGAAGATTGCCGAACTGACCCAGGTGGCCAACCAGCGGGCAACCCTCGCCGCCGAGTCGCGGACGCTCAAGCTCAACTACCTGCTGATTCTGGGGTTCGTCACGCTCTTTCTGATGTTCGGCGCGATGTGGTTTGCCATCACCACGGCCCGCTTTGTCGTCGTGCCGCTGCGGGCGTTGGCCGAAGCGACGGAAGCTGTCGCACAGGGGAATCTCGATTATGTTGTGCAGGTCGAAGCCCAGGACGAGCTGGCGGTGCTCGTGGATTCCTTCAACGCCATGGCGCAGCAGTTGCGCGTCAACCGCGTACAGCTTGATGAGCGCCGTCGCTATATCGAGACCATTCTGGGAAGTCTGTGTACTGGCGTGGTCTCGCTCGATACGCAGTGGCGGGTGACGACGTTCAACCCCGCCGCCTGCAATATGCTGGGCGCGACACTGGTGGTCGGCGATGAATTTTTGCTGCATGTGCCACCGGGGAATCGGGGGGATTTCGAGCGGCTTCTACGGCGCGCCCGGCGGGTGCCCCAGACGACCCTGGAGACCGAAATCCGGTTGCCCAACCGCCCCTCCCTGCAGGTGGCACTGACGGCCACGAGGCTTTCGGACACCGGCGGGCAAATCACCGGCATTGTGGTAATGCTCGACGACATTTCACCCATCATGCAGGCCCAGCGCAACGCTGTGTGGAGCGAGGTCGCGCGGCGCATGGCGCATGAAATCAAGAATCCGCTCACGCCCATTCAGCTTTCCACCGAGCGGATTGCGCGCAATGTCGCGCGGCAGGCGGCGCATCTTCCGCGCCTCCGGGCAACGGTCGAGGAATGTGCGGCGAGTATTATTGGCGAAGTAACGACGCTCCAGCGGCTCGTGGACGAGTTCTCGCGTTTTGCCAAGCTCCCTGATGCCCAGCTTGCGCCGGGTTCACTGGATGACATCGTTGAGCGGACGGTCGTCCTGTATGCCGAACGGCTGGGCGGAGTCCGATTGACCACTGAGCTGGCCGGCAATCTGCCGCCTGTGTTGCTCGATGCCGAACAAATCAAGCGGTGTCTGGTCAATCTCATTGACAATGCGCTGCACGCCATTGAAGCTGGTGGCGAAAAACCGGCGCGGGGCGAGATTCGCATCACTACAGAATATGCGGCGGCGCGGGAAACCGTCCGGTTGCGGATTTCGGATACCGGCGTCGGGATTCCGCCGGAAGCCCGCAACCGCCTGTTTGAGCCGTATTTTTCGACCCGTGAACGGGGAACGGGACTGGGGCTGGCAATTGTCGCGCACATTCTGGCCGACCACCGGGCCACGATTCGCTACGAACCGAACCATCCACGGGGGGCCACGTTCGTCCTTGAGTTTCCGGCCGCCGAGGTCCCTTCCCGGCACACGGCGGCTGAAGCGTCCACGCTGCCCATTGGGCCTGTAATGCCTATCGGGTAA
- the thiL gene encoding thiamine-phosphate kinase — translation MPETNRAMPSERDFLRRLHSVARRGCPDLQIGIGDDAALITPRPGRHLVVMSDALVEDVHFRQRYVPAAAIGHKALAINLSDCAAMGATPRFCLLSLALPPSAQPLAEDIVQGLLALADRVQVSLVGGDTTASPQSMFVDVCLIGDIAPGCAVTRAGARPDDYLFVSGTLGAAAAALQALEQGAAPPDAASEARFLFPEPRLELGQHLAAHGLATAMLDISDGLSLDLARLCEASQVGAVLEAAALPIAPAAVAIGPDQTAARRLALDGGEDYELLFTVSPRQAATVAALSGTAAVGGVSLTCIGRITAGHDITLHIDGETHPLPARGYDHFVRPGGSAGTAATWA, via the coding sequence TTGCCCGAAACCAACCGCGCCATGCCCTCCGAACGGGATTTTCTCCGCCGTCTCCACTCCGTCGCACGCCGTGGATGTCCTGATCTCCAGATTGGGATTGGAGACGATGCCGCCCTCATCACGCCGCGCCCCGGACGCCACCTGGTCGTCATGAGCGATGCCCTGGTTGAGGATGTTCATTTTCGCCAGCGCTACGTACCGGCTGCGGCCATCGGGCACAAGGCGTTGGCCATCAACCTCAGTGACTGCGCCGCCATGGGCGCGACGCCCCGGTTCTGCCTGCTTTCCCTGGCCCTTCCGCCTTCAGCGCAGCCGCTGGCCGAAGACATCGTACAGGGATTGCTGGCTCTGGCTGACCGGGTGCAGGTCAGTCTGGTCGGCGGAGATACCACGGCCAGCCCACAGTCCATGTTCGTGGACGTGTGCCTGATAGGTGACATCGCTCCTGGCTGCGCCGTCACACGCGCCGGGGCCCGGCCGGACGACTACCTGTTTGTGAGTGGAACCCTTGGCGCGGCTGCCGCCGCCCTTCAGGCGCTTGAGCAGGGGGCCGCGCCGCCCGATGCGGCTTCCGAAGCCCGGTTTCTGTTCCCGGAACCGCGTCTCGAACTGGGCCAACACCTGGCGGCACACGGCCTGGCCACGGCCATGCTCGACATCAGCGATGGACTGTCACTCGATCTGGCGCGGCTGTGCGAAGCCAGCCAGGTTGGCGCGGTGCTGGAAGCAGCGGCGCTTCCCATTGCCCCGGCAGCCGTGGCGATCGGCCCCGATCAGACAGCCGCGCGTCGGCTGGCGCTCGACGGCGGTGAGGACTATGAACTGCTCTTCACGGTCTCTCCCCGGCAGGCGGCAACCGTGGCGGCGCTGAGCGGCACAGCGGCGGTCGGCGGCGTTTCCCTTACCTGCATCGGACGCATCACAGCCGGCCACGACATCACCCTGCACATAGATGGAGAAACCCACCCGCTTCCGGCGCGTGGCTATGATCACTTTGTGAGGCCCGGAGGTAGTGCAGGAACGGCCGCCACCTGGGCGTAA
- a CDS encoding dolichyl-phosphate beta-glucosyltransferase, with amino-acid sequence MNDAPALSFVIPAYNEAARLAPTLESVGAYFRDFAGGVEVIVVDDGSSDGTAMVAGKLVPTLARQGLSLQVLSNPGNQGKGYSVRHGFLASRGQVVLFSDADLSTPLTETPKLLEPITAGQYDAAIGSRDLPDSQIGVHQSALREFAGRCFNRFVRVLTGLKYADTQCGFKAFRRDVFLPVFQAQQVRGFAFDVEILYLAQNIGARVAEVPVVWNHAEGSKVGFNWRSVRPFWDVALLPWRWQRGGYAQVAAVPALPPGLTK; translated from the coding sequence GTGAACGATGCTCCTGCTCTCAGTTTTGTCATCCCGGCCTATAACGAAGCCGCCCGTCTTGCCCCGACGCTGGAAAGCGTCGGGGCCTACTTCCGGGATTTTGCCGGCGGGGTGGAAGTCATCGTCGTGGATGACGGCTCTTCCGACGGGACAGCCATGGTTGCGGGAAAGCTTGTTCCTACCCTTGCACGTCAGGGGCTTTCCCTGCAGGTGTTGTCCAATCCGGGCAATCAGGGAAAAGGCTACAGTGTGCGGCATGGCTTTCTGGCGTCCCGCGGCCAGGTTGTGCTGTTTTCGGACGCCGACCTTTCGACGCCGCTGACCGAAACTCCCAAGCTGCTGGAACCGATTACCGCCGGGCAGTACGATGCGGCTATCGGCTCACGCGACCTGCCGGATTCGCAGATTGGTGTGCATCAGTCCGCTCTGCGCGAGTTTGCCGGCCGGTGCTTCAACCGCTTCGTGCGGGTTCTGACGGGACTGAAGTACGCCGACACCCAGTGCGGTTTCAAAGCCTTCCGGCGGGATGTCTTTCTGCCCGTCTTTCAGGCGCAGCAGGTGCGGGGCTTTGCCTTCGATGTGGAAATTCTCTATCTGGCGCAAAACATCGGCGCGCGGGTGGCCGAAGTGCCGGTGGTGTGGAATCACGCGGAAGGCTCGAAGGTCGGTTTCAACTGGCGTTCCGTGCGGCCGTTCTGGGATGTGGCCCTGCTCCCGTGGCGCTGGCAGCGGGGCGGTTACGCCCAGGTGGCGGCCGTTCCTGCACTACCTCCGGGCCTCACAAAGTGA
- a CDS encoding class I fructose-bisphosphate aldolase: MIGEIERLLGDEAEALLTYRAKGISAEHLHLPGPDFVDRVFAPSDRSPQVLRSLQQLFDHGRLAGTGYMSILPVDQGIEHSAGASFAPNPIYFDGDNIVKLAIEGGCNAVATTFGVLGFAARKYAHKIPFIVKINHNEFLSYPNKYDQVMFGTVKQAWNLGAVAVGATIYFGSPESSRQIQEVSEAFQAAHELGMATILWCYTRNAAFKTAEKDYHVAADLTGQANHLGVTLQADIIKQKLPENNGGYEALKFGKTHKKVYSELATDHPIEWTRYQVANCYMGRAGLINSGGASGDNDFAEAIRTAVINKRAGGMGLISGRKAFQRPMSEGVKLLNLIQDVYLAREVTIA; encoded by the coding sequence ATGATTGGAGAAATTGAACGTCTGCTTGGCGATGAAGCCGAAGCTTTGCTGACCTATCGCGCGAAAGGCATTTCGGCCGAACACCTGCATCTGCCCGGACCGGATTTCGTGGATCGGGTCTTTGCCCCATCCGACCGCTCGCCCCAGGTGCTGCGGAGCTTGCAGCAACTCTTTGATCACGGCCGGCTGGCCGGAACCGGCTACATGTCCATCCTGCCGGTTGACCAGGGAATCGAGCACAGCGCCGGGGCTTCCTTTGCGCCTAATCCCATCTACTTTGACGGTGACAACATCGTGAAGCTGGCCATTGAAGGCGGATGCAATGCCGTGGCGACAACCTTTGGCGTGCTGGGTTTTGCCGCCCGCAAGTATGCCCACAAGATTCCCTTCATCGTCAAAATCAACCACAACGAGTTTCTCTCTTACCCGAACAAGTACGACCAGGTGATGTTTGGAACGGTCAAGCAGGCGTGGAATCTGGGCGCAGTGGCCGTGGGTGCGACGATTTACTTCGGCTCGCCCGAATCGAGCCGGCAGATTCAGGAAGTCTCCGAGGCGTTTCAAGCGGCTCACGAACTGGGTATGGCAACGATTCTGTGGTGCTACACCCGCAATGCTGCCTTCAAGACAGCCGAGAAGGATTACCACGTGGCAGCCGATTTGACGGGCCAGGCCAATCACCTGGGGGTGACGCTTCAGGCCGACATCATCAAGCAGAAACTGCCCGAAAACAACGGCGGCTATGAAGCCCTCAAGTTTGGCAAGACACACAAAAAAGTCTATTCGGAGCTGGCGACGGACCATCCCATCGAGTGGACGCGCTACCAGGTTGCCAACTGCTACATGGGGCGGGCCGGTCTCATCAACAGCGGCGGCGCGTCAGGCGATAATGACTTTGCCGAAGCTATCCGCACGGCCGTCATCAACAAGCGCGCTGGCGGCATGGGGTTGATTTCCGGGCGCAAGGCTTTCCAGCGGCCGATGTCCGAAGGTGTCAAGCTGCTCAACCTCATCCAGGATGTGTATCTCGCCCGGGAAGTGACCATTGCGTGA
- a CDS encoding response regulator transcription factor, translating into MTEPAKTSVLIVDDDPTIRLTVGAYLSGQGYNVLEAATGREAIETATKHRPQAIILDVILPDLDGLQICRLLRECNIQSPILFLSTDTELDTRLRGFSYGGDDFLTKPFNMLELGARLQAILRRQAITPDIEEVIVRGDLSIDVIRRRVIRNGKTIELTPTEFRILLTMARRPGQVFSRDRLLDELQDEEGYLRNVDPHIARLRAKIEPIPGRPTYVQTVWGQGYKFEYANATNP; encoded by the coding sequence ATGACTGAACCCGCCAAGACCAGTGTACTGATTGTTGACGATGACCCGACGATTCGCCTGACGGTCGGAGCTTACCTGAGTGGGCAGGGTTATAACGTGCTCGAAGCGGCTACCGGACGCGAAGCCATTGAGACAGCGACCAAGCACCGCCCCCAGGCCATTATCCTCGATGTCATCCTGCCGGACCTCGACGGACTCCAAATCTGCCGTCTGCTCCGTGAATGCAACATTCAGTCGCCGATTCTCTTTCTTTCGACCGACACCGAACTCGACACGCGGTTGCGGGGCTTTTCCTACGGCGGCGATGATTTCCTCACCAAGCCGTTCAACATGCTCGAACTCGGTGCGCGGCTCCAGGCGATTCTGCGGCGGCAGGCGATTACTCCCGACATCGAGGAGGTCATCGTCCGGGGCGACCTTTCCATTGATGTCATCCGGCGGCGGGTCATCCGCAACGGCAAGACGATTGAACTGACGCCAACCGAGTTTCGCATCCTGCTCACCATGGCGCGCCGTCCGGGACAGGTCTTTTCCCGTGACCGCCTGCTCGATGAGCTACAGGATGAGGAAGGCTACCTCCGCAACGTTGACCCGCACATTGCGCGGCTCCGGGCGAAAATCGAACCGATTCCCGGCCGTCCGACCTACGTGCAAACGGTGTGGGGGCAGGGCTACAAGTTCGAGTACGCCAACGCCACCAACCCGTAA